The Candidatus Pantoea soli genome window below encodes:
- the metA gene encoding homoserine O-acetyltransferase MetA, protein MPIRVPDELPAVNFLRNENVFVMTSSRASVQEIRPLKVLILNLMPKKIETENQFLRLLSNSPLQIDVQLLRIDSRESRNTPTEHLNNFYCNFADIQHDNFDGLIVTGAPLGLVDFNDVAYWPQIQRVLHWAKEHVTSTLFVCWAVQAALNILYGIPKQTRQTKLSGVYEHQILHPHALLTRGFDDNFLAPHSRYADFPSQLIRDYTDLELFAESETTGAYLMASKDKRLAFVTGHPEYDALTLSGEYHRDYEAGLQPEIPYNYFPHNNPELPPRATWRSHGNLLFSNWLNYYVYQITPFDLRHMNPTLE, encoded by the coding sequence ATGCCAATCAGGGTTCCCGACGAATTACCGGCAGTAAACTTTTTACGCAATGAAAACGTCTTTGTGATGACCTCATCGCGCGCCAGTGTTCAGGAAATTCGCCCGCTTAAAGTGCTTATCCTCAACCTGATGCCAAAAAAAATTGAGACGGAAAACCAGTTTCTGCGTCTGCTGTCGAACTCACCGCTGCAGATCGATGTGCAGCTGCTGCGTATCGACAGCCGTGAATCACGTAATACCCCGACAGAGCATCTGAATAACTTTTACTGCAATTTTGCAGACATTCAGCACGACAACTTTGATGGTCTGATCGTTACCGGCGCCCCGCTGGGGCTGGTTGATTTTAATGATGTGGCCTACTGGCCGCAGATTCAGCGTGTGCTGCACTGGGCCAAAGAGCATGTCACCTCCACGCTGTTTGTCTGCTGGGCCGTGCAGGCCGCGCTTAACATTTTGTATGGCATTCCCAAGCAGACACGCCAGACCAAATTATCCGGCGTATATGAGCACCAGATTTTGCATCCGCATGCCCTGCTGACGCGCGGTTTTGACGATAATTTCCTGGCGCCGCACTCGCGCTACGCGGATTTTCCCAGCCAGCTGATTCGTGATTACACCGATCTCGAACTGTTCGCCGAATCAGAAACCACCGGCGCATACTTGATGGCGAGCAAAGATAAGCGCCTGGCGTTCGTTACCGGCCATCCGGAATACGATGCGCTGACGCTGTCTGGTGAATACCATCGTGATTATGAAGCGGGCCTGCAACCGGAAATACCTTACAACTATTTCCCGCACAATAATCCGGAGCTGCCACCGCGTGCTACCTGGCGCAGTCATGGCAACCTGTTGTTTTCCAACTGGTTAAACTACTATGTTTACCAAATCACGCCATTCGATCTGCGGCATATGAACCCTACGCTCGAATAA